CTTCCCTTTGGTGTTCCTGGCCGCGGCCGGGCTGGTGCTTGAGAAAGACGCCGCGCAACGCGTTCCCACGAGGGCCTTGGCGACGTGGGCCTGCGCGGCCTTGCTCAGCTATCCGCTCTGGCGCGAGAGCTTCAGCTTACCCCGGCCCAATCCCGCGCGGGAAGCGGTGGCGCATTTGGAAACCGTTATACCCGAATCCGCGGCGGTGGTCGTGAACGGACCGTTCACCGCGCGCTTCACGGCCCGCGCGCGCGCCGAAGCCTTCGGCTGGAACCATCGCCCCCTGGAAGCCTATGACTACGCCATCCTCGACACGGCCTTCAAGCCGGACTGGCTCGTGAACGCCGACTCGCTGTCGCAAACCGCCGCGCGGCTTTCGGCGTCCCCGGCTTGGTCCCGCGAGTATTCGCAAGGCGGAGTGCTGCTGTTCCACCGCACCCGGATCCTGATCTTCCGCCGCACCCCTTAGTTTCCGGAAACCTTTCCCTTCAGGGTCCGGATATACGCGTCCCATTCGCCATCGTTCAGGGGATAGGAGGGCGCATGGAATTCCGGGTCCAGGCGCAAGGCCCGGCCCAGAGCGGCTTCTTCCGCTGCGGGACCATGGACGTCGACGACGCGGTAGGGCACGGTCGCGAAGCCGATGCGGCAAAAGCCCCCGGCCAGGGAATCGGCTCCGGACGGCAATTCGCGCTTGTAACCGCGGCGCCAAGGAAGGCCGGTCTCGACGATGATCCGATCGCGACGCACGTATCCCAGGAATCCCAATAGCAACCCGTCCGTTTGCCCGTCATGGGAGGCGTAGTAATCGAAAAGCTTCCATCCCAACTGGCCGAACGAGGCGCCGGTCATATCCTGGACGCGGGCGCGGCCTTCCCGCTCCAGATGTTCCAACTCCGCGATCGCCACCCGCTGCTTGTCGGATTGGACCTTGTACAGGTAGGCATATCCGCAGTCGGCGGCTAGAGCGAGGGCCAAGGCAACCACGACGTAGCTAGGCAGGGTCGGCGCAGGAGTTCCCTCCAGCGCCAACAACAAGGCCAGCACGGAAATCTCCAGGAAGTAATAGTCCCACCAAGTCCCGCGCAGGGAGGCGAGGAAGACGTAGGCCGCCATCAAGGCCAGATACGGGGAAGGCCGCAGCGTGCGGAAATCGAGGAGGGGCAAAAGGACGAGGAGGATCCAGGGAAGTGCGCGGTTGACCTGCGGCCAGCCGGCCATTCCGAACAAGGGCGTATCGGTAAGCAATAAGGACGGGCCCCAGAATGGGATCAGGGCAAGGAGGCCCGCGGCCGCGAGGGCGGGCCATAACCACTTCCGGGATGCCGAGCTATCGGCAAAAGGAGGGCTAATGAATGCGCGGCTGATTAGGGCCAGGCCGATGGGTGCGCGGCCCTTGAAGGCCCGGCCGGCTACGCATGACGCGATGGAAAGGCATCCAAGGGCCAGATAGGCGCCGACAGCCAGGGCCAGGATGGCATGGCCAGCCAGGGCGGCGAATGGCTCGCTGCGATAGGGTGCATGCGCGGCGGCGAAGGTCCGGTTCATCGAAAAGGCCAAGGCCGCGGCGGCGATGGCCCAGAGCGCGGTCCCCCGGGGTATCGCCCGGGTTACCCCTCTACCATGCCCCGCCTCACGCAAGGCCTGCGCCCAGGGAAGGACCAGCAAGCAAACCTGGTTCTGCCGATTGGCGAAGGCCAGGAAGGCGGCCGCGAAGAACCAGCCCCAACGCCGCGCCTCGAAGGCGATCAGGGCGATCAAGACCAGGTCGAGCGTGAAGAAGGCGGCGTGGAAATCGGAGGCCTTGGCGAAGAAGAGCGGGCAGGCGGCGACGGAGAGGGCCAGCAGGGCGGCATGGCCAGGTCGCAGGCGGGCCGCGAGCAGTCGGGCCAGTAAGGGATAGAAGGCCAGGGCGCAGAAGGCCTGGAAGCCCCAGGTGGCGGCCAGGAAGCTGCCGGTGAGGGCGTAGAGCAGGGCGCAGGCCGCGGAGAAGCAGGCCGCATAAGGCTCCAGCCAATCGTACGCATAGGGACGATGAGAGGCGAGGGTTCCCAGCACGCTCCGCAAGTAGCCGAAATCGTCCCCGGAAACCACGCCGGGATGGAAGCCGAGGGCGAAGTAGAAGAGGGCGTAGGCGGCCCAGCCCCACAGGTAAGGCCGCAGTCCCACGGCGGTCAGGCCGCCTTGGGGGCCGCTCGCAGGAGCCCGCTTTTGTCCCGCGTGAAGCGCGCCTTGAAGGCCAGCCCGTACCAGTGCAGGTAGTTAGGCAACCATTTCCACAGGCGGAACTTGGATTCGCCGCCGGAACGATCGCGCCAGGTGGAAGGCACCTCGCCGATCTTGCAGCCCAGTAAATGCGCCTTGATCAGGATCTCCATGCCGATCTCGAAACCGCCGCTGCTTTCGATGTGGATTCGTTGCAGCAAGGCGCGGCGGTACATCTTGAAGCTATTGGTCACGTCGTGGGTGGGCACGCCGGCCAGCCAGAACAAGGTGGTCCCCGCCAAGCGCGAGAGGGTCTTCTTGAAAAGGGGCCCGCCGATCTGGCGTCCGCCCTTCATATAGCGCGATCCGCAAACCACGTCGCAGCCCTCGTCCATCTTGAGGAGCATGGCGCGCACGGCCGTCATATCGTCGGAAAGGTCGCCCATGCATACGAGGCAAAGCTCGCCCTCGGCGGCTTCGAAACCGGTGCGGATGGCGTTCAGCGCCCCGCGCCCGTAACGGTTCTTCTCGGTCCGGATGCCGCCATGGCCCTTATCGACGTAACGGCGCAGCGGAGGCAAGGTATCGTCCTGATCGAAATCGTACACCACCAGGATGCGGTGGGGATGGTCCACTTTGCTTTGGATCTCTTCCAAGGTGCGGACGATGTTCTCGCCCTCGTTGTAGACCGGGATGATGATCTCGATGGGACCGGCCACTACATGCCCCCGGCGGCGATCTGGCGGCGGATCCAGGGGATGATCTCGTCCAAGGCGGCGTCCAGCCCGGTCTGGGCCGTGAAGCCGATAACGTCGCGGGCCTTGGCGATGTCGGGCACGCGCAATTGCACGTCATGCGAGAAGGGCGCATCGCTTTCGTAGCGGAAGGGCTTGCCGGGATTGATCTTCCCCCAGATCATGCGGGCCAGTTCCAGCACCGTGGTGCTGGTCCCGATGGAAAGGTTGAAATCCTCGTTCCGGGCCCGCTCCGATTCCATCGCCAGGCGGATGCCGCGGGCCAGATCCCCGCCGTAGGTATAATGCCGCACCTGGCTGCCGTCCCCGAGGATGCGCAAGGGATCCTGACCCTTGAGCGCCTTGGCCACCAGATCGGGCACCACGTGGGTCATGGCCAGGGTGACGTTCCCCGACTTCACGTCCGCCCCGCCCAAAGCGCGCTTCTCGCCCGTTCCGATGCAATTGAAGGGCCTTAGGATCGTATACGGAAGCTGGTATTGCTGCCAGGCGCCCAAGGCGAAGTACTCGGTGGCCAGCTTCTGGAAACCGTAGGTGGAAAAAGGCGGCGGGCATTCCTTCTGATGGCCCTCGGGAGAAGGGAAGCGGACCGCGTTCTCGAAAACCATGGAAGAGGATAGGACGGTGATCTTCTTCAGGCGGCCGAGCTTATGGGCCCAGATGGCCGCGTCGAAGGCGGATGCGGTTATGCGCTCGTTCTCGGCCAGGAGATCGTACGCGTAGGCGTGGAAGTAGGAGATGCCCCCGATCATGGCGGCGCAGGCCACGAAATGATCGCACTCGGCGATGAGATCCTTCAGCAGGGCCGTATCCTTGGCGTCGCCCCGCACGTGGCGGTAGCCGGGATTCCCGTCGTAGCTTTTCTCCACCTCGCCGTACTTGGAATCGTTGTCGAGGCCGACCACCTCCCAGCCCCGCTCCAGCAATTCCTCGATCAGGTAGCCGGCGATGAAACCTTTTGAGCCGGTGACCAGGGCCTTCATGCCGCGCCCCGCAGGAAGCTGGGGAAAGGCAGGCAATCCCATACGTCCACCACGGGTTTGCCGCGGAAATCCATGGCCTTGTAACGGGCGTGCGGCGCCCCGATGAAGATCAGGTCGCTCTCGCCGAGAAGGGTTTCCGCGGGCACGAAGCCCGCGTCGCGCACATACGGGTCGGAACAGAGCACCTCGGCGGCCTCGATCTCCAGCACCTTGCGCAGCTTATACGACAACGATTCGCGCTTATCATCGCTCTCCGCCTTGAAGGCCATGCCCAGTATCCCCACCTTCTTCTCGCGCAGGTCCATGCGCTTCTTCGCCTGCTCGACAAGGTAGTTGGGCAGGCCTTCGTTAACGAGCATGGCCCCGTGGCCCAGGAAGAACTTGTTATTCGTGAAGGCGGACAATTGCATGGTGTCCTTGAACAGGCAAGGTCCTGAAGCGAAACCCGGCTTCGGGAAATCGGCCAGGCGCGGATACTGGTGGGTCATGGCCTCGTAGATACGGTGGAAATCCACGCCATAATCGCCGGCGATCATGTAGAACTGGTTGGCGATGGCAAACTGGATATAGCGGTAGGAGTTGGTGAACAGCTTGGTGAGTTCGGCCTCCAAGGGGGTGGTGACCACGATGTCCGGGGTGAGCGTCCGGAACAAGGCGGAGGCGGCTTCCACCGCATCGGGATGGAATCCGGAAACGATCTGCGGCAGGGAATGCAGTTCTTCCAGGGCCTTGCCCTGGGCGATGCGCTCGGGGCAGAAGCATACTTCCACTCCCGGGCAATGCTTTTGCAGGTCGGTGCGCACGTGCTCGGTGGTTCCCGGGTAAAGGGTGCTGCGCAGGATGACGATCTGGCCGTCGCGGAGATGCGGAGCCAGTTCCTTGGTCAGGCGCTTCAGGGATCGGAGTTCCGGATTGAGATGGGGATCCACCGGCGTACCGATGACCACCACGACGTGCTTGGCTTTTCCCGCGACGGCGGAATCGGTGGTGGCCGATAAAGTCTTATGGATGACCCGTCGTAAGGCCTCGTCGGCGCCCTTGTCCATGAAAGGCATGACGCCGCTCTCGATGGGTTCGAGGGCCGCAGCGTTGATATCCTGGATCACCGTCTTCAAGCCGCGATCGGCGAAGGCGATGGAAAGCGGAAGGCCCACATGCCCCGCTCCCCCGATCACGCAAACGTCGTATTCGAACCGATCCGTCATGCGATTGTCAATCTCCCGCCTCCCGGAGGCCGCGTTCCCCCCATTATGGGCTTTCCGGGGACGGAAAGACAATGCCGTACCCCCTAAAAACCCGGATCCGGCCGGCATTCCCGGCGCGCAAAAGCGTATCATCTGGCCGAACCACCATGGCCGGACCATGACCCAGTATGTCGCCAAGCCCTGCCTATTCTGCCCAGGCGGAGCCTGCTTCGAAGAGTTGTATCCGCGGAACTTCCGCGACGAAGATCTCAATCCCGCCGTCTTCTCGGCGCGGCGCGTCACCGAGCATTTCCATTACCGCATGGTCCGCTGCCGGGAAACCGGCCTGGTTTTCTCGCGCGAGGTGCTTCCGGACGCCATGCTGGAGCAGTTGTACGCAGAAAGCCATGTCACCTTCAATGCCTATGCCGGCATCATCCGGCGGGATTACTGGAAGCCCTTCGCGCCTTTCGCCGCCGAAGAGGAACGGGGCGCGGCCCTGGAAATCGGATGCAGCACGGGGTTCTTCTTGGAAGAGTTGTTGGACCGGGGTTACCGGGAGGTCCACGGCTGCGAGCCCAGCGCCGAGGCCCGCCGCCTGGCCTCCCCGCGCGTGGCCGGCGCGATCCGCGGCGGGCTCTTCTCGGACAGCCTATTCCCGGACGCCCGTTTCGATCTGGTGTGCTCCTTCCAGACCCTCGATCATGCCGCCGATCCCGCCGCCATGCTGGCCGCCTGCTTCCGCAAGACCCGCCCCGGGGGATTGCTTTACCTCATCGTCCATGACGCCGAGGGCCTGCAAGCCCGCCTCTTCGGGGAGAAATCGCCCATCATCGATGTCGAGCATATCTACCTGTTCAGCCGCAAGACCTTGGCCCTGGCGGCCGCCCGCGCCGGCTACCAACCCTTAAGCGTTTTTCCCATCCGCAATTCCTATCCCCTGGAATATTGGATCACCCATGCCCCCATTCCCTTCCGGCGCGCCATCGCCAAAGCGGCGCAGGCTTCCGGGCTGGGCCGCCTGCGCCTCCCTTTAAGCCTCGGCAATATCGGGATGGTGGCCCGAAAGCCCGCCGAAGGGTAACCTTCGGGTTGCGGGACGCCGCCATCCTTTCCCCTGGCCCCCCGCTCCGGGGCTACCCTATAATGGCGGTGTGGAATCGCGGCCCGGCCTCTCGGTCATCGTACCCGTATATAAGAGCGTGGAATGCTTGCCGGATTTGTACCGGCGCCTGGGGGAAAGCCTATCGGGAACGGGACTGGACTACGAGATCCTCCTGGTGGAGGACGGCGGCGATGATGGATCGTGGGAATTCCTCGTGGGCCTGGCCGAGCGCGATCCCCGGGTCAGGGCCATCAAGCTGAGCCGCAATTTCGGGCAGCACAACGCTCTCCTCTGCGGCATCCGGGCGGCCCAGCACGCGATCATCGTCACGATAGATGATGATTTGCAGAACCCTCCCGAGGAAATCCCCGCCCTGCTGCGTAAGCTGGAGGAAGGCTACGACGTGGTGTACGGCGCGCCGGATCGGGAACGGCACGGCATGCTACGGGACATGGCCTCGGTGATCACCAAGATTGTGCTACAAGGGGCCATGGGAGCGGCCACGGCCCGCAAGGTCAGCGCCTTCCGCGCCTTCCGCACGCGCCTGCGCGCGGCCTTCGAACATTTCCATGGCCCTTACCTTTCGGTGGACGTTCTGCTCACCTGGGGCACCGCGCGTTTCGCCTCAATCATCGTGCGGCACGATTCCCGCCGCGCCGGGGTTTCCCATTACACCTTG
The Fibrobacterota bacterium genome window above contains:
- a CDS encoding nucleotide sugar dehydrogenase, coding for MTDRFEYDVCVIGGAGHVGLPLSIAFADRGLKTVIQDINAAALEPIESGVMPFMDKGADEALRRVIHKTLSATTDSAVAGKAKHVVVVIGTPVDPHLNPELRSLKRLTKELAPHLRDGQIVILRSTLYPGTTEHVRTDLQKHCPGVEVCFCPERIAQGKALEELHSLPQIVSGFHPDAVEAASALFRTLTPDIVVTTPLEAELTKLFTNSYRYIQFAIANQFYMIAGDYGVDFHRIYEAMTHQYPRLADFPKPGFASGPCLFKDTMQLSAFTNNKFFLGHGAMLVNEGLPNYLVEQAKKRMDLREKKVGILGMAFKAESDDKRESLSYKLRKVLEIEAAEVLCSDPYVRDAGFVPAETLLGESDLIFIGAPHARYKAMDFRGKPVVDVWDCLPFPSFLRGAA
- a CDS encoding class I SAM-dependent methyltransferase; protein product: MTQYVAKPCLFCPGGACFEELYPRNFRDEDLNPAVFSARRVTEHFHYRMVRCRETGLVFSREVLPDAMLEQLYAESHVTFNAYAGIIRRDYWKPFAPFAAEEERGAALEIGCSTGFFLEELLDRGYREVHGCEPSAEARRLASPRVAGAIRGGLFSDSLFPDARFDLVCSFQTLDHAADPAAMLAACFRKTRPGGLLYLIVHDAEGLQARLFGEKSPIIDVEHIYLFSRKTLALAAARAGYQPLSVFPIRNSYPLEYWITHAPIPFRRAIAKAAQASGLGRLRLPLSLGNIGMVARKPAEG
- a CDS encoding NAD(P)-dependent oxidoreductase, producing the protein MKALVTGSKGFIAGYLIEELLERGWEVVGLDNDSKYGEVEKSYDGNPGYRHVRGDAKDTALLKDLIAECDHFVACAAMIGGISYFHAYAYDLLAENERITASAFDAAIWAHKLGRLKKITVLSSSMVFENAVRFPSPEGHQKECPPPFSTYGFQKLATEYFALGAWQQYQLPYTILRPFNCIGTGEKRALGGADVKSGNVTLAMTHVVPDLVAKALKGQDPLRILGDGSQVRHYTYGGDLARGIRLAMESERARNEDFNLSIGTSTTVLELARMIWGKINPGKPFRYESDAPFSHDVQLRVPDIAKARDVIGFTAQTGLDAALDEIIPWIRRQIAAGGM
- a CDS encoding glycosyltransferase; the encoded protein is MAGPIEIIIPVYNEGENIVRTLEEIQSKVDHPHRILVVYDFDQDDTLPPLRRYVDKGHGGIRTEKNRYGRGALNAIRTGFEAAEGELCLVCMGDLSDDMTAVRAMLLKMDEGCDVVCGSRYMKGGRQIGGPLFKKTLSRLAGTTLFWLAGVPTHDVTNSFKMYRRALLQRIHIESSGGFEIGMEILIKAHLLGCKIGEVPSTWRDRSGGESKFRLWKWLPNYLHWYGLAFKARFTRDKSGLLRAAPKAA
- a CDS encoding glycosyltransferase translates to MESRPGLSVIVPVYKSVECLPDLYRRLGESLSGTGLDYEILLVEDGGDDGSWEFLVGLAERDPRVRAIKLSRNFGQHNALLCGIRAAQHAIIVTIDDDLQNPPEEIPALLRKLEEGYDVVYGAPDRERHGMLRDMASVITKIVLQGAMGAATARKVSAFRAFRTRLRAAFEHFHGPYLSVDVLLTWGTARFASIIVRHDSRRAGVSHYTLGKLFNHAMNMMTGFSTLPLRLASWMGFAFTFLGLLVLAYVVGRFLIQGGGVPGFPFLASIIAIFSGAQLFALGVIGEYLARMHLRSLSKPPYVVEARSVTAREGFAAG